The Dendropsophus ebraccatus isolate aDenEbr1 chromosome 11, aDenEbr1.pat, whole genome shotgun sequence genomic interval ATAAGTCTTTACCCGATGTATTTCTCATAGCTgtagtatatattttttgtatgttcGTGTATAGGAATTGGCATCTCACCTCATAAGCTGTAAACTTTGAAATAATATGTATGTCCACTAAAGAAGGTCGGACAAGGTTAAACATGATTCCCACCGCCCAGAGTGCAGTGATGGTTATGACACCAACAAATATATTAATATACATTGTGGCTGATTGTGCACGTGACTGCAAAAAAACAGAATACAGGCATTAAAAGAGGGCACATCTTGCTACAATACTGCATTACTACAGTAGCTgtatacatttaaaggagaagtccggcaaaaaaaaatatttttttgtattatttaagatattgtattgccccccaccccccaaaaaagttatacaaatcaccaatatacacttattacaggaaatgcacataaagtgcatttttccctgcacttactactgcatcaaggcttcacttcctggataacatggtgatgtcacttcctggataacatggtgatgtcacttcctggataacacggtgaggtcacttcctagataacatggtgatgtcaccacccgactcccagagctgtgcgggctgtggctgctggagaggatgatggcagggggacactgagggacacagggcactggagggacactgagcatccctctgccatcatcctctccagcagccacagtccgcacagctctgggagttgggtcgtgacatcaccatgttatctaggaagtgaagccttgatgcagtagtaagtgcagggaaaaaagcacatgaacaagtgtatattggtgatgttTACGGTAGTATATTATTAGATAAAAAAGAATGTTTATGTTTGATacctattttactttttttttttactgtgcgtgaacatagcctaaaagttacaTACTGTCTTCTGTTAGCTACTTGTATAACGgcctttatttcaaaacaatggttgttattttacaaacaatggccgttgtttttaaccctttgaggaccaggcccaaaatgacccagtggaccgcgcaaattttgatcttagtgttttcgtttttccctcctccccttctaagagctctagcactctcagttttctatctacaagccatgtaagtgcttgtttgttacaggaatagttgtactttgtaatggcgtcattcattttaccataacatgtatgatggaaccccaaatatattatttatgaagatataaataggtgaaatcgtaaataagaatgcaatatggtaacgtttggggggttcctgtgtctacgtaatgcactatatggtaacagcgacatgataccattattctataggtcagcccgaacacaaccatatgcaggttacacagattctctaatgttttatgtatttttttatgaaatccttttttttggcaattaaatattaataaaatgggcctattgtgacgcttataacggttttattttttcacgtacggggctgtatggggtgtaattttttctgccatgatctctagtttttattaataccatatttgtgaagatcggacgttttgatcactttttattgattttttttaatatataatgtaacataaaatcggtaatccgcgcacttttttccctcttttcgtgtacgccgtttaccgatcacaatgacgcttgtttaattttaatagatcggacaattacgcacgctacggtatattatatgtttatctatttatttatttttatatgttttatttatattatgggaaaggggggtgatttcaacttttattgggggaggggttttggggtagtgtaatagtgttttgaacttttttttttttaacacttttgaagtccctttgggggacttctacatacactgatttatacactgatcattgctatgccataggcgtttaaggggttaatgacacgcggcagcgcgatcgctgcagcgtgtcattaccggtgaggtcccgactgctgtttgcagccggcccccacctgctatgaagcgtgctccgctctggagcacgcttcatagcgggagaaacacccaggacgtaaggttacgtcatgggtcgtctggggacagacttccatgacgtaaccctacgtccagggtcgtctaggggttaagggctGTTATTTGGGCACAAAACAACAGCAGTCCAAGAAAAACTGctgtcaaacggccaaaaaataCATTGTTTGGTCACGGCCAACCAGTGTTTTGGAGATATATCAATGTTCTCATATACTTTGCTTACATATGACGTCTCAACTGTTCCTAGCCGGATGTGGGTGGTACAGCTAGTTGCTGTACAGAAATGACTGCccacggctatgttcccacttaggGAACATATCGGGGTAGGCATCAGTCTCACAAACAgacagccgctaataatgatcatgatcatcatTTTATTTACCAAGATAACCGCGTTTTCCGGATATGTTTCcgaagtgggagcatagccttaagcACAATTAGTCAAATTTATGGCACTGTAAAGCTAAGTTCACCCAcggtaaaataaaaactaaatacggatgaaaatgtgaaaattaaacaatgtgtaaatgaaaaataacagctttattttgcaaaagcaggtagtaaataataattattatttggaTGTTCATAATCACTTACAGCCATTatcctatactgtatgtgcactgcACCTATGTCACAATTACAGAGGTATTTTACCTTTATACCTTTATAAcatagtctaatggtgcgtttacacaggcagatttatctgacagattttttaagccaaagacaggaacagaccataaacagggaacgggtcataaaggaaagactgagctttctccttttttaaaatccattcctggcttcggcttccaaaatctgtcaaataaatctgcctgtgtaaacgcaccataagggcccaATTAATAATAAAGATAACGATCAATCGAGAagccgatcattggctgattgttgtctttcaacaggtttaAAAATTATCTGCTGCTGACTGCACAGTAATAGTAAGGTGCTgccaatggctgatgaatgtTATTTAGAAAATATTAAAGAATTATACTTACCTCCCTAGACTCCCCAATGTCCTGCTGTCTTTTCCCTGCGTTTGACTTGCCCCACGGTCAGTGGTTGGCTCAGCGGCCTGCCACTTCAGAGACAGCTTTAGGAGCTTTGCTGCAGCCAGCAAAGAAAAGgcaccaggggagcctggagaggcAAGTAACTTTTCTATCTTctattattttctacataaaACAAGGACTGCGTGGACAACGCTAACAATGCTCATGCAGCCAGTACCGCACaataatcgagccatgtaataggcactGTAAGCGAAATGCAGCCCAAAGCCTGTTCTAAGGAAGTAGGTTGATCTACtacatcaaaacttttcacagtaATAGTACAATACTTACATCACCAATTGTATATGTTCCATTAGTCCAAAGCACCACTGCCAAAAACATAAGTATTGGTCTCAAGAAAAGGAACTGAAATGTCCCCAACTTCAGGATAAATAAAGTGCGACTGAAAAGTAAACCACAATATCATTATTTGTTATATTTACATTCTTACATATTTATATTCTTATAATGTTGTATTTTCTTGTCAAATAAATTATTTTGATTATTTAAGAGGTTGTCCAtgcaaaactaacttgtcccttatccacCTCTGTACTCCCCAacgatctccagatcagcccccagctcctttgttacgAATACAGCCATGGGTATGGCACGTAAACCGAGCTCtctttattcctatggagctgccggtAAGAGccaaatgttttttattatttggctctttccggtggctccataggaatgaatggagctATGGGTCACATGCCATAACTGCAGATGGGGGCCAATCTGGAGATAAGTGGGAGTATGGGGGTCAGAGCCCAGCGAtcccttacttgtcccctatcctatggatagaggacaagttagttttttatggacaacctctttaactataCAATATCACAttgtaatataatgtataatgctctgctgccacctctgtcagtgacaggaactgtccagagcaggagaggtcttctatgggAATTTGTCCCATAGTGTCAGTTTGCAGTCAAGGTAAACATGCATTCTTTTATAGTTTTACAGTATTGGGAGGcccatagtaattttttttttaaattaatcagaTATGTGAACATTCAGGGGCCTATTTATCATCTGCACCTTCTTTATGTGCTGCTTAAGGTAGAGTTGTTTAGGTCTTCAACAGGGAAAAGGGTGGCCATCTTATTCCTTTCAatgttttaaaaaagaaaaaaggttgcATAACATCATCTGTACAATATAATGAAAGAAATAGTCAAAGCAAAGCTAGTTATTTCATCAACTCTGTTACCAACCTGTGAATATTTTTCTTAGGAAAGCAGACACAGCAACAGCACAAGGGACCTGTGTTGAGCTGCAGCTTTGCATCTTTAAACTTCCTGAGGAATTCTTTTTTACCGCCACATTCATTCACCAGCATCAGCTGAAATTTGTGTATGAGCACCGCCAGAAATCTAACAGAGATAAAGGAGTGAAGCTGAATACTAAATAAATATGAAAAGGTGTATCTACCACCACATCAATGTTCAATATTACAGATCCCTTTTGTAAGAAATAGCCATCTCTAAGTAGTAAATCTCGGTGATGCTTCATTGTCTGACTTGGTAGACTTGTCTGGGCAGGGATATTTTTTGAAACTTGCCAGGgacagggtggggggaaaaaatgacattcacttacctccctggctcgaGTGCTGGTGCCAGCAGTCCACCGTCCGGTCCTCAGTCCCTAGCCACTTCCTGGTGTAGAGGTGGGATGTGATGTTCCaggcctgctcaaccagtcagctgTAGAGGCAGGACCCACTACAGCCGCTGACGGGCCAGAAGCATTGCGTCCCAAGTCCTATCTCTACATCAGACTGCTGGCACTAGAATTggtgccagggaggtaagtacatattatttttttcacGCACCGCCtcccaagttaaaaaaaaatgtccctctCCGGAATTCAGAAAGGGGGTGATTGACAGGGAAAGAcgcccgttagaaacagacaaataTGCCTGTTAGAAACCTTTTTGCCCGGGCTGCATTTTGAAACAGTACATATTACAGAATATTTAATACCTACACAGACGCAGTAAAATCTGTAAACATTGTGGCTCGGGGAATCCACATTCCTACACAGGATGTTACTGCAATTACCTGTAAGGGAGAAGATAGACTATTACAAGATGAACGTGTAATCATGTTGATTAGTTACCCTAACTAATATGTTTAATTATTACTAAACATTTATGGTCCTGGGACCTGTTATGTCTCCTGATGAGTCTGCTTAAATAAATACGAGGAAACATAGAAAAACATAGTAGTGTGATAGTCTGTCTAGTCTACCTTTATAATATTTTAATGAAACCCCCTTTGCCTCTCAGAACCGGAGCAGTTTACTGTGGCATAGATTTCTTTAGTGTTGAAATCTCTTTGCAGAAATATTGTCCCATGTGGACCGGGTAGCTTCTCGTTGTTGTTGCAGATTAGATACCCTTATGCTCTGATCAGTCATTCTACCTCATTACAAATATGCGTCCATGACTACACAGTCCTTGTGGCAGGGTCCATTGTCCTGCTGACAATGTCCTGTGTTCTTCTGTAACATGGTAAACAGCTGCCAGTGCCTCAGACCCCTGATGACACCTTGCTAAAAGTGAAACATGTCGAGGAGGATTGTTTATGTCTTATAACCTCTTAAGGCCAGATACAATTTTCATATTTAGGTTAGCTTATTTCCTCCTTGCCTGCTAAAAGTTGtataatttacagtactagcgaagcaaagcactttgctaGGCTTGGCCatcggcttgtcagcctgctgcctttgaaatctggactggatccagcttttccaggcacccgaagAAGAGCAGCATAGAGTTCAAAGGCAGGCTGACAAGTCGATGGCCAAGCCTCACAAAGCGTTTTGCTTCACTGGTACTGTACTAGTATCACTAGTATCATTGTGCTCAGCTCCTCTTTCCCTAGAACAGGCTGCCTAAAGATCAGACTGTATATTGAACATGACATGTTCTATTATGTATGTATGAGAAAAGACAgctatttttatttatgtattttttgggGGCAAGCTTATTACTTCCCTTTAAGCCTTGAACAGTACTGTTATTAGCCTTGGTCATACGTACCGGTGCAGCCGCATTCACCCAGATAATTATTGCCCTTTTGGTGCCGGATAGTTTCCTGTAGATGTAGTGTGCTTCTTCTAAGAATACCAGCGCAGAAACTGTTGCCATACATGTCAAGATAGCAAAAAGCAGAATACCAGTGATATCCAGCTCTGGAGGAACAAATATGAAACAGGAGTGTTAGCACAGTTGTAAAATTGTACAATAGGCATCCAAACCTCACAGTTACACTTTTTACTAGCTAAAAGTCTGACTGACTGCGCAGGAGAGGTCATTCTTCCTGTAATCATTTTATTACCTTGTAAGATGCTGTTACCATAACATTTTGCATGCTGCACAAttttgggctgcgttcacactacgtatatttcagtcagcattgcaaccaaaaccaggagtggattaaaaacacagaaaggctctgttcacacaatggtgaaattgagtggatggccgccatataacagtaaataacggccattatttcaatacaacagccgttgttctaaaataacagcaaatatttctcattaaatggcggccatccactcaatttcaccattgtgtgatcagatcctttctgtgtttttaatccactcctggttttgtttgcaatactgactgaaatatactgactgaaatatacatatactgactgaaatatacgtagtgtgaacgtagcctatagGCGTATTCAGTCATTTGCGGggtggggaaggggttaataaaaatatCTTTGTATTAAACAGACTGACAAAGTATGCATAAATGACTTCTGTGCAACATGACATGTGAATCCAAATGTATtgatcataattagagatgagcgaacctggagcatgctcgagtcgatccgaacccgaactttcggcatttgattagcggtggctgctgaacttggataaagccctaaggctatgtggaaatcatggatatagtcattggctgtatccatgttttccagacaaccttagagctttatccaagttcagcagccccagctaatcaaatgccgattgttcgggttcggatcgactcgaacccgaacccggttcgctcatctttaatcataATGAATGTGCGAAACTTACTCAGATCAGTAAGAATTATCAGCTTATCTGTAAAGAGCTGCCAGCTGACAGTCCAACGTGAAAGCAAAAACAGAGCATGTCCAGAATCGACATAGTGCTGTATGCTAGCGTTCAAATCCTATCTTTTTAGCGCATGTATAGGACCAACCAAGTAAGGCATATAAAATACAGTAAACTGAATAAAACGCTATAATGAACACTTACACATATTTATAATGGATCACCATCAATCACAAAAATTGAGCTGAAATTACCAATGAGCGAAACTTTCAAACGTTTGATTTGACCTGTTTTAACTAACCCTCAACAAAAAGAGTTTGGACCAAACCAGACCTTACATATTGTGTAACCTTATATTACCTTGATTACTGCCAAGTGCCGACTGCCacagggttttctgggcaaaagcAAAAAGTTTTTGGTGCATACTGTATGCAGAGAAGAGGGGGAGATTCCCTGGGTTGAGTAGTAGTGGTAGGGCGCATAAAGCACTCTAAAGCCCCTATCACACGGGGCAATGTGGAGAGCaagctgtcaggtcagcactcgcttactCCTCATTACACAAGCCGCCATCAACCGAGGAGGAGCAGGTAAGAGCCGGGTGGGCAGGAGGCTGCCCAGTCGATCATCAGATCGCCTGGGCAGTCCATAGGAGACAATGGCAGCCCATacatggagcaatggcagcagatcattgtcaggctgatcgttgccatttcagcctgttgaaaggcaatgatcagccaacattgtgcatgtcagctgattgttgtcttctattctGTCTGAATACtgacgataatcgcttcatgtaatagggccttgacttACTATATTGACAGGTTCAACCAAAACAAACTGCTTGACTTGTGTTTGTGCCAATCCTAATTTTTTGCAACCATTGGCTTGAATCTGAGTCTCCCCGATTTGGTTTGTTCAACACTGGTTTTAAGTTATAACAGAGACCATTGGGATATACGTTACTGTTCCAAAGGTTTATTAATGGGATTTATAACCCTTTAtgttaatttataaaaaaaataaactattaacgttatatatttttttaaaacattcttaTGTTACAGGGGTTTTTTttacacctgcctaaaacttttgcacaataCTTTATGTATGTGCATTTTTAATAATCTTCATCCCTGTCATGTAAAATCAAATAATTTAGGAATACATTGCTGTCATTCACTTTTAGGGGAGATATATTATTGGTCATGTgcatttttcttttctgttcCACAGTTTTTATAAATTAAATGAAGTATGAAGTTTTTTGTGCACGtaaaaatttttttgtaaaatccttaattttttttcaaacacaaaaaaacaacaaaactgtATATAGAAGAGtgcaaggaagaaaaaaaatgcacttgCAATAAGCCAGGCTTTTTAGTACCAAGAACACCATAGCATTACATGTACTGTAAACTCTAACTATTGATCATATGTAATAGCTGGTGAGCGAGATTGAGTGAGAGTGTGAGAAAGGTTAAAGTTGAGTTTTA includes:
- the LOC138767885 gene encoding organic solute transporter subunit alpha-like, whose translation is MDVTQAAEKMTDTPNVTKPYINPICRTRQAPYSYEILEQLDITGILLFAILTCMATVSALVFLEEAHYIYRKLSGTKRAIIIWVNAAAPVIAVTSCVGMWIPRATMFTDFTASVFLAVLIHKFQLMLVNECGGKKEFLRKFKDAKLQLNTGPLCCCCVCFPKKNIHSRTLFILKLGTFQFLFLRPILMFLAVVLWTNGTYTIGDSRAQSATMYINIFVGVITITALWAVGIMFNLVRPSLVDIHIISKFTAYEFVVILSQLQTSIITILGTTGVISCVPPLPGPSRASYMNQQLLIMEMFLTTVLCRMLYRRRYEGKPALSEDEATKDNLQNSTLCLNGKAIDEGFQKV